The Rhinoderma darwinii isolate aRhiDar2 chromosome 8, aRhiDar2.hap1, whole genome shotgun sequence genome has a window encoding:
- the CRAT gene encoding carnitine O-acetyltransferase isoform X2 yields the protein MLAFIARSMAKPARLVKPVSLVKLPGRYLTHQEGLPHLPIPPLQQTLDKYLLALKPLVPEEEWNHTSQLVEDFQVSGVGERLQKGLERRAKKAENWLSDWWLQTAYLEYRLPVVVHSSPGVVLPKQDFADRQGQLRFAAKLIEGVLDFKAMIDNETLPVEYLGGKPLCMNQYYQILSSCRIPGQKRDSVVNYSQAKNAPTHITVVHNFQFFELDVYNSDGSPLTVDQIFIQLEKIWGTSLQTNKEPIGILTSNHRNSWAKAYNNLIKDKTNKESVRSIQKSIFTVCLDGLIPKVSDDLYKSRVAAQMLHGGGSRLNSGNRWFDKTLQFIVSEDGSCGLVYEHAPAEGPPIVALLDHVVEYTKKPDLVRSPMISLPVPKKLRFNITPEIKNDIEKAKQNLNIMVHDLDIKVFVFEVFGKNFPKTEKLSPDAFIQVALQLAYFRMYASACSTYESASLRMFRLGRTDTIRSASVQSLEFVQGMEDSGKQNLEKVDLLRKAVQAHRAYTDMAISGKAIDRHLLGLKLQAIEDLVSMPEIFMDTSYAIGMHFNLSTSQVPAKTDCVMCFGPVVPDGYGICYNPMEDHINFSVSAYNSCAETNAARMAHYLERALRDMQQLIQSTPKSKL from the exons ATGCTGGCTTTCATAGCTAGGAGCATG GCGAAGCCGGCTCGCTTGGTGAAGCCCGTGTCGTTGGTGAAACTGCCGGGTCGGTACTTGACACACCAGGAGGGCTTGCCTCATCTTCCCATACCCCCATTGCAACAGACGCTGGATAAGTACCTACTGGCCTTGAAACCCCTGGTCCCTGAAGAAGAATGGAACCACACCAGCCAGCTAGTGGAAGACTTCCAGGTGTCTGGAGTGGGCGAGCGGCTGCAGAAGGGTCTTGAGAGGAGAGCAAAGAAAGCTGAAAACTGG CTCTCTGATTGGTGGCTGCAGACGGCTTATCTAGAGTACCGCCTGCCGGTGGTGGTTCACTCTAGCCCTGGCGTGGTTTTACCAAAGCAAGATTTTGCAGACAGACAGGGGCAGCTAAG aTTTGCTGCTAAGCTGATAGAAGGTGTTCTGGATTTTAAAGCCATGATCGACAA TGAGACCCTTCCTGTGGAGTATCTTGGTGGTAAACCTCTCTGTATGAATCAGTACTACCAGATTCTATCATCATGTCGTATTCCTGGCCAGAAGCGTGACTCCGTGGTCAACTACAGTCAAGCGAAGAACGCCCCCACTCACATAACTGTGGTGCATAACTTCCAG ttctTTGAGCTGGATGTGTATAACAGTGATGGAAGCCCCCTCACCGTCGATCAGATTTTTATTCAGCTGGAAAAGATTTGGGGGACCTCCCTACAGACGAACAAGGAGCCCATCGGCATCTTGACTTCCAATCACCGGAACAGCTGGGCCAAGGCCTACAACAACCTCATCAAAG ATAAAACCAACAAGGAGTCGGTGCGCTCAATCCAGAAGAGCATCTTCACTGTGTGCCTGGACGGCCTCATACCCAAGGTCTCTGATGATCTCTACAAGAGTCGCGTCGCTGCTCAGATgctacatggtggaggcagccgcCTGAATAGTGGTAACAGGTGGTTTGACAAAACCCTTCAG TTTATAGTATCGGAGGATGGGTCATGTGGACTGGTATATGAACACGCTCCCGCAGAAGGACCACCCATCGTGGCCTTGCTTGATCACGTGGTTGAATATAC GAAGAAGCCTGATCTGGTGAGGTCGCCCATGATTTCTCTGCCAGTGCCCAAGAAACTTAGGTTCAACATCACTCCGGAAATCAAGAATGACATTGAGAAAGCCAAGCAAAACCTGAACAT AATGGTTCACGACCTGGATATTAAAGTCTTTGTCTTTGAGGTGTTTGGAAAAAATTTCCCAAAGACCGAAAAGCTGAGCCCAGATGCCTTTATCCAAGTGGCGCTCCAGCTGGCCTATTTCAG GATGTATGCAAGTGCCTGCTCCACTTACGAGAGCGCGTCACTACGAATGTTCCGGCTGGGGAGGACTGACACTATCCGCTCTGCCTCTGTGCAGTCCCTAGAGTTTGTACAAGgaatggaggattctgggaaacag AACCTAGAGAAAGTGGACCTGCTCAGGAAAGCGGTTCAAGCTCATCGTGCCTACACAGACATG GCAATCAGTGGAAAAGCCATAGACCGACATCTGCTGGGACTCAAGCTCCAAGCCATAGAGGATTTGGTCAGCATGCCGGAGATCTTCATGGATACGTCATACGCTATAGGAATGCATTTCAACCTCTCCACCAGCCAG GTGCCTGCAAAAACAGATTGTGTCATGTGCTTTGGCCCAGTGGTGCCCGACGGGTATGGCATTTGTTACAACCCCATGGAAGATCACATCAATTTCTCTGTATCGGCATATAACAGCTGCGCTGAAACCAACGCGGCGCGGATGGCCCATTATTTGGAGCGGGCTCTTCGCGATATGCAGCAGCTCATTCAGAGCACCCCTAAGTCTAAGCTTTAA
- the CRAT gene encoding carnitine O-acetyltransferase isoform X1, with protein sequence MGALGTTMDKRRQSDQAKPARLVKPVSLVKLPGRYLTHQEGLPHLPIPPLQQTLDKYLLALKPLVPEEEWNHTSQLVEDFQVSGVGERLQKGLERRAKKAENWLSDWWLQTAYLEYRLPVVVHSSPGVVLPKQDFADRQGQLRFAAKLIEGVLDFKAMIDNETLPVEYLGGKPLCMNQYYQILSSCRIPGQKRDSVVNYSQAKNAPTHITVVHNFQFFELDVYNSDGSPLTVDQIFIQLEKIWGTSLQTNKEPIGILTSNHRNSWAKAYNNLIKDKTNKESVRSIQKSIFTVCLDGLIPKVSDDLYKSRVAAQMLHGGGSRLNSGNRWFDKTLQFIVSEDGSCGLVYEHAPAEGPPIVALLDHVVEYTKKPDLVRSPMISLPVPKKLRFNITPEIKNDIEKAKQNLNIMVHDLDIKVFVFEVFGKNFPKTEKLSPDAFIQVALQLAYFRMYASACSTYESASLRMFRLGRTDTIRSASVQSLEFVQGMEDSGKQNLEKVDLLRKAVQAHRAYTDMAISGKAIDRHLLGLKLQAIEDLVSMPEIFMDTSYAIGMHFNLSTSQVPAKTDCVMCFGPVVPDGYGICYNPMEDHINFSVSAYNSCAETNAARMAHYLERALRDMQQLIQSTPKSKL encoded by the exons ATGGGAGCGTTAGGTACAACGATGGATAAGAGGCGCCAGTCAGATCAG GCGAAGCCGGCTCGCTTGGTGAAGCCCGTGTCGTTGGTGAAACTGCCGGGTCGGTACTTGACACACCAGGAGGGCTTGCCTCATCTTCCCATACCCCCATTGCAACAGACGCTGGATAAGTACCTACTGGCCTTGAAACCCCTGGTCCCTGAAGAAGAATGGAACCACACCAGCCAGCTAGTGGAAGACTTCCAGGTGTCTGGAGTGGGCGAGCGGCTGCAGAAGGGTCTTGAGAGGAGAGCAAAGAAAGCTGAAAACTGG CTCTCTGATTGGTGGCTGCAGACGGCTTATCTAGAGTACCGCCTGCCGGTGGTGGTTCACTCTAGCCCTGGCGTGGTTTTACCAAAGCAAGATTTTGCAGACAGACAGGGGCAGCTAAG aTTTGCTGCTAAGCTGATAGAAGGTGTTCTGGATTTTAAAGCCATGATCGACAA TGAGACCCTTCCTGTGGAGTATCTTGGTGGTAAACCTCTCTGTATGAATCAGTACTACCAGATTCTATCATCATGTCGTATTCCTGGCCAGAAGCGTGACTCCGTGGTCAACTACAGTCAAGCGAAGAACGCCCCCACTCACATAACTGTGGTGCATAACTTCCAG ttctTTGAGCTGGATGTGTATAACAGTGATGGAAGCCCCCTCACCGTCGATCAGATTTTTATTCAGCTGGAAAAGATTTGGGGGACCTCCCTACAGACGAACAAGGAGCCCATCGGCATCTTGACTTCCAATCACCGGAACAGCTGGGCCAAGGCCTACAACAACCTCATCAAAG ATAAAACCAACAAGGAGTCGGTGCGCTCAATCCAGAAGAGCATCTTCACTGTGTGCCTGGACGGCCTCATACCCAAGGTCTCTGATGATCTCTACAAGAGTCGCGTCGCTGCTCAGATgctacatggtggaggcagccgcCTGAATAGTGGTAACAGGTGGTTTGACAAAACCCTTCAG TTTATAGTATCGGAGGATGGGTCATGTGGACTGGTATATGAACACGCTCCCGCAGAAGGACCACCCATCGTGGCCTTGCTTGATCACGTGGTTGAATATAC GAAGAAGCCTGATCTGGTGAGGTCGCCCATGATTTCTCTGCCAGTGCCCAAGAAACTTAGGTTCAACATCACTCCGGAAATCAAGAATGACATTGAGAAAGCCAAGCAAAACCTGAACAT AATGGTTCACGACCTGGATATTAAAGTCTTTGTCTTTGAGGTGTTTGGAAAAAATTTCCCAAAGACCGAAAAGCTGAGCCCAGATGCCTTTATCCAAGTGGCGCTCCAGCTGGCCTATTTCAG GATGTATGCAAGTGCCTGCTCCACTTACGAGAGCGCGTCACTACGAATGTTCCGGCTGGGGAGGACTGACACTATCCGCTCTGCCTCTGTGCAGTCCCTAGAGTTTGTACAAGgaatggaggattctgggaaacag AACCTAGAGAAAGTGGACCTGCTCAGGAAAGCGGTTCAAGCTCATCGTGCCTACACAGACATG GCAATCAGTGGAAAAGCCATAGACCGACATCTGCTGGGACTCAAGCTCCAAGCCATAGAGGATTTGGTCAGCATGCCGGAGATCTTCATGGATACGTCATACGCTATAGGAATGCATTTCAACCTCTCCACCAGCCAG GTGCCTGCAAAAACAGATTGTGTCATGTGCTTTGGCCCAGTGGTGCCCGACGGGTATGGCATTTGTTACAACCCCATGGAAGATCACATCAATTTCTCTGTATCGGCATATAACAGCTGCGCTGAAACCAACGCGGCGCGGATGGCCCATTATTTGGAGCGGGCTCTTCGCGATATGCAGCAGCTCATTCAGAGCACCCCTAAGTCTAAGCTTTAA